A stretch of the Comamonas testosteroni TK102 genome encodes the following:
- a CDS encoding YbdK family carboxylate-amine ligase, with translation MTHEIEQSQPAGAEAGGLGEFAPSQALTLGVELELQLLNTHHYDMTPYASDMLALLKNVKVPGSIVPEVTSSMIEISTGICQDAQDAYEQLAVTRDALVKAADRLNIALAGGGTHPFQQWHQQRIYDKPRFKELTALYGYLTKQFTIFGQHVHVGCPSADDALMMLHRLSRYIPHFIALSASSPFVQGQDTAFDSARLNSVFAFPLSGRAPFALHWEDFERYFAKMAATGVIHSMKDFYWDIRPKPEFGTVEVRVFDTPLSIHRAAQLAAYVQALGAWFLSEQPFEPSEDDYLVYTYNRFQACRFGLDGTYVDPASSEQLSLREHIGQTLQRITSHAPASGKSALQELSLVLQRGNDASWLRESYAQVQQLPEVVRQASLRFAGRP, from the coding sequence ATGACGCATGAAATCGAGCAAAGTCAGCCAGCGGGGGCCGAAGCCGGCGGCCTGGGCGAATTCGCACCTTCTCAGGCCCTGACGCTGGGCGTGGAACTGGAGCTGCAGCTGCTCAACACCCATCACTACGATATGACGCCGTATGCGTCCGATATGCTGGCCCTGCTCAAGAACGTCAAGGTCCCGGGCTCCATCGTGCCTGAGGTGACCTCCAGCATGATCGAGATCTCGACCGGCATCTGTCAGGATGCGCAGGACGCCTACGAGCAATTGGCTGTTACGCGCGATGCCTTGGTCAAGGCGGCCGACCGGCTCAATATCGCGCTGGCCGGTGGCGGCACGCATCCGTTTCAGCAGTGGCACCAACAGCGCATTTACGACAAGCCGCGCTTCAAGGAGCTGACGGCGCTGTACGGCTATCTGACCAAGCAGTTCACCATCTTCGGCCAGCATGTGCATGTGGGCTGCCCCAGTGCCGACGATGCGCTGATGATGCTGCACCGGCTTTCGCGCTACATCCCGCATTTCATTGCACTGTCGGCATCCAGCCCCTTTGTGCAAGGCCAGGACACCGCGTTTGATTCGGCACGTCTCAACTCGGTGTTCGCGTTCCCGCTTTCGGGCCGTGCACCATTTGCCTTGCATTGGGAGGATTTCGAGCGCTACTTTGCCAAGATGGCGGCTACGGGCGTGATTCACAGCATGAAGGATTTTTACTGGGATATCCGGCCCAAGCCCGAGTTCGGTACTGTGGAAGTGCGTGTTTTCGACACGCCGCTGTCCATCCACCGCGCTGCGCAGTTGGCGGCTTATGTGCAGGCGCTGGGTGCCTGGTTTCTCAGCGAGCAGCCCTTTGAGCCCAGCGAAGACGACTATCTGGTCTATACCTATAACCGCTTCCAGGCCTGCCGTTTCGGCTTGGACGGCACTTATGTGGACCCGGCGAGCAGCGAGCAGCTGTCGCTGCGCGAGCACATAGGGCAGACCCTGCAGCGCATCACCAGCCATGCCCCCGCATCCGGCAAGAGCGCGCTGCAGGAGCTGTCCCTGGTTCTGCAGCGCGGCAACGATGCGAGCTGGCTGCGCGAGAGCTATGCCCAGGTGCAGCAATTGCCTGAGGTGGTGCGCCAGGCGTCGCTCAGATTTGCTGGTAGGCCCTGA